The Vicia villosa cultivar HV-30 ecotype Madison, WI linkage group LG1, Vvil1.0, whole genome shotgun sequence genome includes a region encoding these proteins:
- the LOC131603888 gene encoding protein HOS4-like isoform X1, translated as MFSAAATTFSDGVFAVVVCNGEASAKDVSRLQQIRECIRTIEKSKLKEDIQAHRQRKLLMRHDRQTYLDEAALRETEILQELDRERVAEMEKEMERQKLLEIERPKTRELRYNLDMEKEKQVQLVYVCFKGNLKPMA; from the exons ATGTTTTCAGCGGCAGCGACAACCTTCTCGGACGGGGTTTTCGCAGTGGTTGTATGTAACGGCGAAG CCAGCGCAAAGGATGTTTCAAGGCTTCAGCAGATCAGAGAGTGCATTCGTACCAT AGAAAAGTCCAAACTTAAAGAAGATATCCAAGCCCATAGGCAAAGGAAACTACTAATGAGACATGATCGTCAAACATATTTGGACGAAGCTGCTTTACGGGAAACAGAAATTTTGCAAGAACTTGATAG GGAGAGAGTGGCTGAAATGGAGAAAGAGATGGAAAGACAAAAGTTATTAGAAATAGAACGTCCTAAAACCAGGGAACTGCGTTACAATCTTGATATGGAGAAAGAGAAACAAGTACAG TTGGTTTATGTTTGTTTCAAGGGAAATTTGAAACCGATGGCTTGA
- the LOC131633174 gene encoding putative chloride channel-like protein CLC-g yields the protein MSNNHNHNHLPNGESEPLIRQPLLSSQRSIINSTSQVAIVGANVCPIESLDYEIFENEFFKQDWRSRGVVQIFQYICMKWLLCLMIGIIVGFIGFCNNLAVENLAGIKFVITSNMMLERRFPLAFVIFFASNLILTLFACIITAFIAPTAAGSGISEVKAYLNGVDAPGIFTVPTLFVKIIGSITAVSSSLLVGKAGPMVHTGACVASLLGQGGSKRYGITWRWLRFFKNDRDRRDLIVCGSAAGIAAAFRAPVGGVLFALEEMASWWRTALLWRAFFTTATVAIFLRAMIDVCLSGKCGLFGKGGLIMFDAYSSSISYHLADVPLVFILAVIGGLLGSLFNFMTNKVLRMYNVINEKGIICKLLLASLISIFTSCILFGLPFFASCRPCPADAVEPCPTIGRSGIYKKFQCPPHHYNGLASLVFNTNDDAIKNLFSMKTDNEFELSSMLIFFIICLFLSIISCGIVAPVGMFVPIIVTGASYGRMVGILVGKRTNLCDGLYAVLGAASLLGGSMRTTVSLCVIMLELTNNLLLLPLIMMVLLVSKSVANVFNANVYDLIMKAKGLPYLETHAEPYMRQLTVGDVVTGPLQVFNGIEKVRNIMFILRTTTHNGFPVIDEPPRLEAPVLFGIILRDHLITLLKKKAFLPTPAANNYEVLRQFSSDDFAKKGSTKRMKIEDIHLTEEEMGMYIDLHPFTNASPYTVVETMSLAKALILFREVGLRHLLVIPKIPGRSPVVGILTRHDFTPEHILGMHPFLVRSRWKRLRFWQTFLEKILSGL from the exons ATGTCgaataatcataatcataatcatcTTCCTAATGGAGAATCCGAACCCCTCATTCGTCAACCCTTGTTATCTTCTCAAAGATCCATTATCAACTCTACTTCTCAAGTTGCCATCGTTGGGGCCAATGTCTGCCCTATTGAAAGCCTTGATTACGA GATTTTTGAAAACGAATTCTTCAAACAGGATTGGAGGAGTAGAGGGGTTGTTCAGATTTTTCAGTACATATGTATGAAGTGGCTGCTGTGTTTAATGATTGGTATTATTGTTGGTTTTATTGGGTTTTGCAACAATCTTGCTGTTGAAAATCTTGCTGGGATCAAGTTTGTTATCACATCAAATATGATGTTGGAAAGGAG GTTTCCGTTGGCCTTTGTTATATTTTTTGCTTCAAATTTGATTCTCACTCTTTTTGCATGTATAATTACGGCTTTTATAGCGCCTACTGCCGCCGGTTCAGGTATATCAGAGGTGAAGGCTTACTTAAATGGTGTTGATGCACCTGGAATCTTTACTGTACCAACTCTGTTTGTTAAG ATTATTGGAAGCATTACGGCAGTTTCATCATCTCTTCTTGTTGGGAAAGCAGGGCCTATGGTGCATACAGGCGCATGTGTGGCATCATTGTTGGGTCAGGGAGGTTCCAAAAGGTATGGAATAACATGGAGATGGTTACGGTTTTTTAAGAACGACCGTGATCGACGTGATCTCATAGTATGTGGATCAGCAGCTGGGATTGCTGCTGCTTTCCGTGCTCCTGTTGGCGGCGTCTTGTTTGCTCTTGAAGAGATGGCATCTTG GTGGAGAACTGCCCTTCTATGGAGAGCTTTCTTTACAACAGCAACAGTTGCAATTTTCCTTCGAGCTATGATTGATGTATGTCTAAGTGGAAAATGCGGGCTATTCGGTAAAGGGGGACTGATAATGTTTGATGCTTATTCGTCTAGTATTTCGTACCATCTGGCAGATGTTCCTCTTGTGTTTATTCTTGCTGTTATAGGAGGGTTACTCGGAAGCCTATTTAATTTTATGACGAATAAAGTTCTTCGCATGTACAATGTTATTAACGA GAAAGGCATCATTTGCAAACTTTTGCTTGCTAGTTTAATCTCCATCTTTACATCTTGTATTCTTTTTGGATTGCCGTTCTTTGCATCTTGCCGACCTTGTCCTGCCGATGCAGTTGAGCCTTGTCCAACAATAGGTCGATCCGGTATCTACAAGAAATTCCAATGTCCTCCCCATCACTATAATGGCCTTGCCAGCCTCGTTTTTAACACAAATGACGATGCTATCAAAAACCTATTTAGCATGAAAACTGACAATGAGTTTGAGTTATCATCGATGTTAATATTTTTCATCATATGTCTCTTTTTAAGTATCATAAGCTGTGGAATTGTTGCCCCGGTTGGTATGTTCGTGCCAATTATCGTGACTGGTGCATCGTATGGACGCATGGTTGGAATATTGGTTGGAAAACGGACCAATCTTTGCGACGGCCTTTACGCTGTACTGGGTGCCGCTTCTCTTCTTGGTGGATCTATGAGGACGACGGTTTCTCTGTGCGTAATTATGCTAGAACTGACGAATAACTTGTTATTGCTACCCTTAATAATGATGGTGCTTTTGGTGTCTAAGAGTGTAGCAAATGTTTTCAATGCAAATGTATATGACCTTATAATGAAAGCCAAAGGTTTGCCTTATTTAGAAACTCATGCCGAACCGTATATGAGGCAGTTAACAGTAGGCGATGTAGTCACAGGCCCGCTTCAGGTATTTAACGGTATCGAGAAGGTTCGCAATATAATGTTCATCCTTAGAACAACAACACACAACGGATTTCCTGTCATTGACGAGCCTCCACGTTTGGAAGCTCCGGTTTTATTTGGCATAATCCTTCGCGACCATCTTATCACATTGTTGAAGAAGAAAGCCTTCTTGCCTACACCTGCGGCGAATAATTACGAAGTATTGAGACAGTTTTCATCAGATGATTTTGCAAAGAAGGGTTCGACCAAACGCATGAAGATCGAGGATATACACTTAACTGAGGAAGAGATGGGCATGTACATTGATCTACATCCATTTACCAATGCTTCGCCTTACACTGTTGTCGAAACAATGTCATTGGCAAAGGCGCTTATACTTTTTCGAGAAGTCGGTTTAAGACACTTGCTTGTTATACCCAAGATCCCCGGT CGATCGCCAGTGGTAGGTATACTGACGCGGCATGATTTCACGCCAGAACATATATTGGGAATGCATCCTTTTCTGGTAAGAAGCAGATGGAAAAGATTAAGATTTTGGCAAACTTTTCTAGAAAAAATTCTTTCTGGCCTGTAA
- the LOC131603888 gene encoding protein HOS4-like isoform X2 gives MFSAAATTFSDGVFAVVVCNGEASAKDVSRLQQIRECIRTIEKSKLKEDIQAHRQRKLLMRHDRQTYLDEAALRETEILQELDRERVAEMEKEMERQKLLEIERPKTRELRYNLDMEKEKQVQGNLKPMA, from the exons ATGTTTTCAGCGGCAGCGACAACCTTCTCGGACGGGGTTTTCGCAGTGGTTGTATGTAACGGCGAAG CCAGCGCAAAGGATGTTTCAAGGCTTCAGCAGATCAGAGAGTGCATTCGTACCAT AGAAAAGTCCAAACTTAAAGAAGATATCCAAGCCCATAGGCAAAGGAAACTACTAATGAGACATGATCGTCAAACATATTTGGACGAAGCTGCTTTACGGGAAACAGAAATTTTGCAAGAACTTGATAG GGAGAGAGTGGCTGAAATGGAGAAAGAGATGGAAAGACAAAAGTTATTAGAAATAGAACGTCCTAAAACCAGGGAACTGCGTTACAATCTTGATATGGAGAAAGAGAAACAAGTACAG GGAAATTTGAAACCGATGGCTTGA
- the LOC131603888 gene encoding protein HOS4-like isoform X3, with translation MFSAAATTFSDGVFAVVVCNGEASAKDVSRLQQIRECIRTIEKSKLKEDIQAHRQRKLLMRHDRQTYLDEAALRETEILQELDRERVAEMEKEMERQKLLEIERPKTRELRYNLDMEKEKQVQRTYGM, from the exons ATGTTTTCAGCGGCAGCGACAACCTTCTCGGACGGGGTTTTCGCAGTGGTTGTATGTAACGGCGAAG CCAGCGCAAAGGATGTTTCAAGGCTTCAGCAGATCAGAGAGTGCATTCGTACCAT AGAAAAGTCCAAACTTAAAGAAGATATCCAAGCCCATAGGCAAAGGAAACTACTAATGAGACATGATCGTCAAACATATTTGGACGAAGCTGCTTTACGGGAAACAGAAATTTTGCAAGAACTTGATAG GGAGAGAGTGGCTGAAATGGAGAAAGAGATGGAAAGACAAAAGTTATTAGAAATAGAACGTCCTAAAACCAGGGAACTGCGTTACAATCTTGATATGGAGAAAGAGAAACAAGTACAG AGGACATATGGAATGTGA
- the LOC131603888 gene encoding protein HOS4-like isoform X4 yields the protein MFSAAATTFSDGVFAVVVCNGEASAKDVSRLQQIRECIRTIEKSKLKEDIQAHRQRKLLMRHDRQTYLDEAALRETEILQELDRERVAEMEKEMERQKLLEIERPKTRELRYNLDMEKEKQVQF from the exons ATGTTTTCAGCGGCAGCGACAACCTTCTCGGACGGGGTTTTCGCAGTGGTTGTATGTAACGGCGAAG CCAGCGCAAAGGATGTTTCAAGGCTTCAGCAGATCAGAGAGTGCATTCGTACCAT AGAAAAGTCCAAACTTAAAGAAGATATCCAAGCCCATAGGCAAAGGAAACTACTAATGAGACATGATCGTCAAACATATTTGGACGAAGCTGCTTTACGGGAAACAGAAATTTTGCAAGAACTTGATAG GGAGAGAGTGGCTGAAATGGAGAAAGAGATGGAAAGACAAAAGTTATTAGAAATAGAACGTCCTAAAACCAGGGAACTGCGTTACAATCTTGATATGGAGAAAGAGAAACAAGTACAG TTCTAG